One segment of Pseudoalteromonas rubra DNA contains the following:
- a CDS encoding glutathione peroxidase, whose translation MENIYRFSVKLLNGETLALRSLQGRPVLIVNIASKCSFAPQLSALEKLYKKYHPMGLEIIAFPCHQFGRNEPLENEMLREFYQSHFNLSFHISEKILVNGPDAHPLFNYLKVNTRGIAQNRAIKWNFTKFLVNSEGVLLSRYAPRTKPETLKSIIESQVSNESRPIQFAKV comes from the coding sequence ATGGAGAACATTTATCGTTTCAGCGTGAAACTACTTAACGGCGAGACGCTGGCACTCAGATCCTTACAAGGCAGACCCGTGTTGATCGTCAACATTGCCAGTAAATGTAGCTTTGCACCGCAGCTGAGCGCATTAGAAAAGTTATACAAAAAGTACCACCCTATGGGATTAGAGATTATTGCCTTTCCCTGCCACCAGTTTGGCCGCAATGAGCCACTGGAAAACGAAATGCTCAGGGAGTTTTACCAGTCGCACTTCAATCTGAGCTTTCACATTTCAGAAAAAATACTGGTGAACGGTCCGGATGCTCACCCACTCTTTAATTACCTCAAGGTAAATACACGGGGGATCGCGCAAAACCGCGCTATTAAATGGAATTTTACTAAGTTTTTAGTAAACTCAGAGGGCGTTTTATTGTCCCGCTATGCGCCCAGGACAAAGCCCGAAACCTTAAAATCGATTATAGAGAGTCAAGTGTCCAATGAGAGTCGCCCTATTCAGTTCGCAAAAGTATGA
- the rdrB gene encoding antiviral RADAR system adenosine deaminase RdrB: protein MFKVTDSTAVLAAFLSSDRLVLSDILPAKSRTHSKGLLTKAILDYQPYVHRKLRTDDVQAMISLYQLSDTNTAIRPLLSSLANEYLDWQGNCFVVKPQRLSDWLALLSLLDGSWVIALAYADLHVNFEFSVSELAHCIESFQCPFALPRRMSKSFADNHVHLGGHGYLGPSLLSFCLYGAEIKNKFHWPVRPEYTVYESGYLNKQDIATQCCLIGDALAHGVFTNDKTIQYRDNTTSGDKFEHKTLDAIKCYEAETAPQQFIAKATCESQPSAKRWLLYLTGLLVESRIESGSLLLLARLTNILRNYMLVSGVGLSQFVEVSRFGARYQRGESHTLGAGVVNESLEADLDKGVMREFRTTPNTLLKGKNQKIKPDAFFASLKQLYLNSFAENTHFVLHFTRSGSREDKLQEARRHALRQQTELLQDFTHSVTFSEQECETISGLAKFAYLDLRKAIRGYDVAGNENELPVEVFAPALRVLRDSKYPTQGVKFNRLPKPFITVHAGEDFSHLLSGMRAIDEAVVFCDYGVGDRLGHALAMGVCPKKWASRQDRAYLSVGEHLDNLVWCHQKALSVIQSVPEMVGVLPLLQEKIHYWSEFLYGEAQPPKRLYDAWLLRRNCPIILKSDTQQALKLPVVGQFDPRLSGWVMDFGAQSKVAGHTKHIQLWEKYLFANRDPEFSQRRGTLLSVDCSAQQSAQTFGFSHGRYFDSVSAAELTLYEAIQDWQMEHYAALGIVIEACPTSNIFIGRFEHYKEHPIYRWDPPNKNWLKKGEKFNQFGLRKGPVAVCVNTDDAALMPTTIDNEHRILEQVAVHDYEVGAMVAEDWVERIRQRGLELFRQNHLDWFSEADKTALT, encoded by the coding sequence ATGTTCAAGGTAACTGATAGCACTGCGGTGCTGGCGGCGTTTTTATCCTCCGACAGATTGGTGTTGTCAGATATCCTGCCGGCAAAGTCACGTACTCACAGTAAAGGGCTGCTTACTAAAGCAATCCTGGATTACCAGCCCTATGTGCATCGCAAGCTGCGCACGGACGATGTACAGGCAATGATAAGCTTGTATCAATTATCCGATACCAATACCGCGATACGGCCTTTGTTGTCGTCACTAGCAAACGAGTATCTGGACTGGCAGGGCAACTGTTTTGTTGTAAAACCGCAACGCTTGAGTGACTGGCTAGCTTTACTGTCGTTGCTTGACGGCAGCTGGGTCATTGCCCTGGCCTATGCGGATCTGCACGTCAATTTTGAGTTCTCGGTGTCTGAATTAGCGCATTGTATTGAGTCATTTCAGTGCCCATTTGCACTGCCAAGGCGAATGAGTAAGTCGTTTGCTGACAATCACGTGCATCTGGGTGGGCATGGTTATCTTGGCCCAAGCTTACTGAGCTTTTGCCTGTATGGCGCTGAAATTAAAAACAAGTTTCACTGGCCTGTCAGACCTGAATACACTGTGTATGAAAGTGGTTACTTAAATAAACAAGATATTGCTACTCAGTGCTGCCTGATTGGCGACGCGCTCGCTCATGGTGTATTTACCAATGACAAAACCATTCAGTATCGTGACAACACAACATCGGGCGATAAGTTTGAGCACAAAACGCTGGATGCGATTAAGTGTTACGAAGCAGAGACCGCGCCACAGCAATTTATTGCCAAAGCCACTTGTGAGTCTCAACCCTCGGCAAAGCGCTGGTTGTTGTACTTAACTGGACTTCTGGTGGAGTCACGCATCGAGTCAGGATCTTTGCTTTTGCTCGCGCGTCTGACAAATATTTTGCGAAATTATATGTTGGTGTCGGGAGTCGGTTTATCTCAGTTTGTTGAGGTGTCTAGATTTGGCGCTCGATATCAGCGAGGCGAAAGCCATACGCTTGGCGCTGGTGTTGTGAATGAATCACTCGAAGCTGACCTGGATAAGGGGGTGATGCGAGAGTTCAGGACAACACCCAACACTTTACTAAAAGGGAAAAATCAAAAAATAAAGCCCGATGCATTTTTTGCCTCGCTAAAGCAGTTGTATCTGAACTCGTTTGCCGAAAATACGCACTTTGTGTTGCACTTTACGCGTTCGGGCAGCCGAGAAGACAAACTTCAGGAAGCACGTCGTCATGCCCTCAGGCAGCAGACGGAACTATTACAGGACTTTACGCATTCGGTTACCTTTTCTGAGCAAGAGTGTGAGACGATATCAGGGCTTGCGAAGTTTGCATACCTGGATCTGCGCAAAGCTATCCGTGGTTATGACGTGGCTGGAAATGAAAACGAGTTACCGGTGGAAGTTTTTGCGCCAGCACTGCGGGTGCTGCGTGATAGTAAATATCCGACTCAGGGTGTAAAGTTTAATCGCTTACCTAAACCATTTATTACAGTCCATGCTGGCGAGGACTTTAGTCATCTTTTATCTGGTATGCGAGCAATAGATGAAGCAGTCGTATTTTGTGATTATGGTGTGGGCGACCGATTAGGTCATGCACTGGCCATGGGCGTGTGTCCTAAAAAGTGGGCCAGCAGGCAAGACAGGGCCTATCTGTCCGTGGGTGAGCATTTAGATAACTTAGTCTGGTGCCATCAAAAGGCCCTGTCGGTCATTCAATCTGTTCCTGAGATGGTCGGTGTGTTGCCTCTGTTGCAGGAGAAAATCCACTATTGGAGCGAGTTCCTGTATGGCGAAGCCCAACCACCCAAGCGTTTATACGATGCCTGGTTGCTCAGGCGCAATTGTCCCATCATTCTCAAATCAGATACGCAGCAGGCACTTAAATTGCCTGTAGTTGGACAGTTTGACCCGAGATTGAGCGGCTGGGTTATGGACTTTGGTGCACAATCAAAAGTGGCAGGCCATACAAAACATATACAGCTTTGGGAGAAGTATCTGTTTGCAAACCGAGACCCTGAATTTAGCCAAAGAAGAGGTACGCTGTTAAGCGTAGACTGTTCCGCTCAGCAAAGTGCACAAACCTTTGGCTTTAGTCATGGTCGGTACTTTGACTCCGTGTCTGCGGCAGAACTGACGCTCTACGAAGCCATTCAGGATTGGCAGATGGAACACTATGCCGCTTTAGGTATCGTCATCGAAGCCTGTCCAACGTCTAACATCTTTATTGGCCGGTTTGAGCATTACAAAGAGCACCCTATCTATCGTTGGGATCCACCGAATAAAAACTGGTTAAAAAAGGGAGAAAAATTTAATCAGTTTGGGTTACGAAAAGGCCCGGTAGCAGTTTGCGTCAATACTGATGACGCGGCACTTATGCCAACTACCATAGACAACGAGCATCGGATCCTTGAGCAGGTCGCGGTACATGATTATGAGGTAGGTGCAATGGTTGCCGAAGACTGGGTAGAGCGAATAAGGCAAAGAGGTTTGGAGCTGTTCAGACAAAATCACCTGGACTGGTTCAGTGAGGCTGACAAAACGGCGCTGACGTAA
- the topA gene encoding type I DNA topoisomerase: MGKSLVIVESPAKAKTINKYLGKDYIVKSSVGHIRDLPTSGAGKTKGLATKSPAEVRKMSPEEKAEYRKKKDYANLVARMGIDPEKGWEPHYEVLPGKEKVVQELAKLAENADTIYLATDLDREGEAIAWHLEEVIGADASKYKRVVFNEITKNAITQAFEAPGQLNTDMVYAQQARRFLDRVVGFMVSPLLWQKVARGLSAGRVQSVAVRLLVEREREIKAFIPEEFWDIHADTALAEQDVRFAVTKYQGEAFKPLNETQANKAVTELQKAQYQVVKVEEKPSKSRPSAPFITSTMQQAASTRLGYGVKKTMMLAQRLYEAGYITYMRTDSTNLSNDAVEMARGYIQDNFGDKYLPGAPIKYSAKDNAQEAHEAIRPSDVNILSGHVEGVDADAKKLYELIWRQFVACQMTPAEYDLTNITVGAGDYTLKARGRVLRFDGWTRVQPAVRKKNEEEQALPAVAVGDIVQLQALDPKQHFTKPPARFSEASLVKELEKRGIGRPSTYASIISTIQDRGYVRVENRRFYAEKMGEIVTDRLIENFDELMDFDFTAKMENRLDEIAEGDRVWTQVLDKFYADFSNQLDLAGKEEAEGGMRQNVMVETDIDCPTCGRKMGIRTASTGVFLGCTGYNLPPKERCTTTMNLIPGDEAVDADVEDAETESLRQMKRCPICETAMDSYLIDEKRKLHVCGNNPGCSGYVIEEGSFKIKGYDGPVIECDKCGSDMQLKSGRFGKYFDCTSDDCKNTRKLLKSGEPAPPKEDPVHLPELPCEKSEAYFVLRDGASGIFLAAHTFPKSRETRAPKVAELKRFRDRISPKFYYLADAPEQDNDGNLAVVRYSRKTKTQYVMTEVEGKATGWKATYANGKWVEEEKKRKSAKS, encoded by the coding sequence ATGGGCAAATCGCTAGTAATCGTAGAGTCTCCCGCAAAGGCAAAAACTATCAATAAGTACCTGGGTAAAGACTACATTGTGAAATCCAGTGTCGGTCATATCCGTGATCTTCCTACCTCAGGCGCAGGCAAAACCAAAGGTCTGGCAACTAAATCTCCTGCTGAAGTGAGAAAAATGTCGCCAGAGGAAAAAGCTGAGTACAGAAAAAAGAAAGATTACGCGAACTTGGTTGCCCGGATGGGGATAGACCCGGAAAAGGGCTGGGAGCCGCACTATGAAGTGTTACCTGGCAAAGAAAAAGTGGTTCAGGAGCTGGCCAAGCTCGCAGAAAATGCCGACACCATCTATCTCGCAACCGATTTGGATAGAGAGGGAGAGGCCATCGCATGGCACCTGGAAGAAGTGATTGGTGCCGATGCAAGTAAATACAAACGTGTTGTATTTAACGAAATCACCAAAAATGCCATCACACAGGCGTTTGAGGCACCGGGTCAGCTAAACACGGACATGGTGTATGCGCAGCAGGCACGACGCTTTTTGGACCGCGTGGTTGGCTTTATGGTGTCACCTTTGCTATGGCAAAAAGTCGCGCGTGGATTGTCAGCGGGTCGTGTTCAGTCTGTGGCGGTACGCTTGCTGGTTGAACGTGAACGTGAAATCAAAGCCTTTATTCCGGAAGAATTCTGGGATATTCACGCAGATACCGCACTGGCAGAGCAGGATGTTCGTTTTGCTGTGACTAAATATCAGGGTGAAGCGTTTAAGCCGCTGAACGAAACGCAAGCCAATAAAGCCGTTACTGAACTGCAAAAAGCGCAGTATCAGGTTGTTAAGGTTGAAGAGAAACCCAGTAAGAGCCGCCCGAGTGCACCTTTTATTACGTCAACCATGCAACAGGCCGCCAGCACCCGCTTGGGTTATGGTGTTAAAAAGACCATGATGCTGGCACAGCGTTTGTACGAAGCGGGTTACATTACCTATATGCGTACTGACTCAACCAACTTATCGAATGATGCGGTTGAAATGGCACGTGGCTATATTCAGGATAACTTTGGCGATAAGTACTTGCCGGGTGCCCCCATTAAATACAGTGCGAAAGACAATGCACAGGAAGCGCACGAAGCAATTCGTCCTTCAGATGTGAACATCCTTTCTGGCCATGTTGAGGGCGTAGATGCCGACGCTAAGAAGCTCTATGAGCTTATCTGGCGTCAGTTTGTGGCATGTCAAATGACCCCAGCAGAGTATGACCTGACCAATATCACCGTAGGTGCAGGCGATTACACACTTAAGGCACGTGGCCGTGTGTTACGTTTTGACGGTTGGACACGCGTTCAGCCAGCAGTCCGTAAGAAAAATGAAGAAGAGCAGGCGTTACCCGCTGTGGCAGTGGGTGACATCGTTCAGTTGCAGGCACTTGATCCGAAGCAGCACTTTACCAAGCCACCGGCGCGTTTCAGCGAAGCAAGTCTGGTTAAAGAGCTCGAAAAGCGTGGCATTGGTCGTCCTTCAACGTATGCGTCGATTATTTCGACCATTCAGGACCGTGGCTATGTGCGGGTAGAAAACCGCCGCTTTTATGCAGAGAAAATGGGCGAAATAGTTACTGACCGCTTGATCGAAAACTTCGATGAGCTGATGGACTTTGACTTTACGGCCAAAATGGAAAACCGCCTGGATGAAATCGCAGAAGGCGATCGAGTCTGGACTCAGGTACTTGATAAGTTTTACGCTGATTTCTCTAACCAGCTCGATCTGGCCGGTAAAGAAGAAGCGGAAGGTGGTATGCGCCAGAATGTGATGGTTGAGACTGACATTGACTGTCCAACCTGTGGTCGTAAGATGGGGATCCGCACAGCGTCCACTGGGGTATTCCTGGGCTGTACAGGCTACAACTTGCCACCAAAAGAGCGCTGTACCACCACGATGAACCTGATCCCCGGAGATGAAGCGGTTGATGCTGATGTTGAAGACGCAGAAACTGAAAGCCTGAGACAGATGAAACGTTGTCCTATCTGTGAAACCGCGATGGATTCCTATCTGATAGATGAAAAGCGCAAGTTGCATGTGTGTGGTAACAACCCGGGTTGTAGTGGTTACGTCATTGAAGAAGGCAGCTTTAAAATCAAAGGCTATGATGGCCCGGTGATTGAATGTGATAAGTGTGGCTCGGATATGCAGCTTAAGTCTGGTCGTTTCGGCAAGTACTTTGATTGTACCAGTGATGACTGTAAGAACACACGTAAACTACTTAAAAGCGGTGAGCCTGCGCCACCAAAAGAAGATCCGGTACACTTACCAGAGCTACCCTGTGAGAAATCTGAAGCTTATTTTGTGCTGCGTGACGGTGCATCTGGTATCTTCCTGGCGGCACATACATTCCCTAAATCCAGGGAAACCCGTGCACCAAAAGTGGCCGAGCTAAAGCGTTTCAGAGATCGGATCTCGCCTAAGTTCTATTATCTGGCGGATGCGCCGGAGCAGGACAATGATGGTAACCTGGCCGTTGTCAGATATTCACGTAAAACTAAAACACAGTACGTGATGACTGAAGTGGAAGGCAAAGCCACAGGCTGGAAAGCGACTTATGCGAACGGCAAGTGGGTCGAAGAAGAGAAAAAGCGCAAGAGCGCCAAATCTTAA
- a CDS encoding alpha/beta hydrolase, which translates to MTNYRGRIRTLFRHSLIALGLLGAPGSHATTLDTANLTPCYTKGLADRLMCGSVKQPLSEQDNDEKIRIHFAVIPAIKQVHPSEAILAFAGGPGQSAIEVAAVFARILRYAREDRDIILVDQRGTGKSTLLQCDMDPLEAQFAFNDDALPIFEYSRDETQKCKTKLNTDLSHFTTVAAASDFEAVRLALGYQKLHLFGASYGTRIAQEYMRRYPQAVASATLDGVVPMQQSLVAIGEAIDKSLQAIFIDCAEKADCRQQYPKLDQQYQTLITQLEAQPAIVQIPHPRTHRPIPLVLTQSKVRSAVRMALYSHTTRALVPLAISEASRENYLPLVGLMGSDSAFGSLAMGMHSAIVCGEDWPVLTPQERARFSATYFGRMMIESLDASCPVWQVDAVDKTFYQPLTTSIPTLLLSGGLDPATPPEWAELAMENMANARHLIAEEATHGVAAQSCADKLVAEFIDHGELKRLDASCLSKTAVKRYFMNPNGPVLVKEEP; encoded by the coding sequence ATGACCAATTATCGCGGACGAATCCGCACACTGTTCAGGCACAGTCTTATTGCTTTAGGTCTGCTTGGTGCTCCTGGTAGTCACGCGACTACGTTGGACACAGCCAATCTGACACCTTGTTATACTAAGGGTCTGGCAGACAGGTTAATGTGTGGCAGCGTTAAACAACCTCTTTCAGAACAGGATAACGATGAAAAAATCAGGATTCATTTTGCGGTGATCCCGGCCATCAAGCAGGTGCATCCATCGGAAGCCATCCTGGCATTTGCAGGAGGCCCGGGCCAGTCGGCCATTGAGGTTGCAGCCGTATTTGCTCGGATCTTACGATATGCTCGCGAAGATCGCGATATCATCCTGGTGGATCAACGGGGCACGGGTAAGTCCACCTTGTTGCAATGTGACATGGACCCACTTGAGGCGCAGTTTGCCTTCAATGATGATGCTTTGCCTATTTTTGAATATAGCCGTGACGAAACCCAAAAGTGTAAAACGAAACTCAATACGGATCTGAGCCATTTTACGACGGTTGCCGCAGCCAGTGATTTTGAAGCGGTGAGACTGGCACTGGGATATCAAAAGCTGCACCTGTTTGGCGCTTCTTATGGAACACGAATTGCGCAGGAATATATGCGCCGCTATCCGCAAGCAGTGGCAAGTGCGACGTTGGACGGGGTAGTGCCTATGCAGCAAAGTCTGGTTGCCATAGGTGAAGCCATTGATAAGTCATTGCAGGCAATTTTTATCGATTGTGCTGAAAAAGCAGATTGCCGTCAGCAGTATCCCAAGCTGGACCAACAGTATCAAACTCTAATAACTCAGTTAGAAGCGCAACCGGCAATCGTTCAGATCCCACATCCCAGAACACATCGACCCATCCCGCTGGTTTTGACACAGAGTAAAGTACGCTCGGCCGTTCGCATGGCGCTTTACAGTCATACTACGCGCGCTCTGGTACCGTTGGCTATTAGCGAAGCTAGCAGAGAAAACTATTTGCCATTGGTGGGCCTGATGGGCAGTGATTCGGCGTTTGGTTCGCTGGCTATGGGTATGCACAGTGCCATTGTGTGCGGTGAGGACTGGCCTGTGCTGACACCTCAAGAACGAGCGCGGTTTTCAGCGACCTACTTCGGTCGCATGATGATAGAGTCGCTCGATGCAAGCTGTCCTGTTTGGCAGGTTGATGCCGTAGACAAAACCTTCTATCAACCATTAACGACTAGTATACCAACGTTATTGTTATCTGGCGGGTTAGATCCCGCAACACCACCTGAGTGGGCAGAGCTGGCGATGGAAAATATGGCTAATGCGCGTCATCTGATTGCCGAAGAAGCAACACATGGTGTGGCTGCACAAAGCTGTGCTGACAAACTGGTCGCTGAATTTATTGATCATGGTGAACTAAAGAGACTGGATGCCAGTTGTTTGAGTAAAACAGCAGTGAAACGGTATTTTATGAATCCCAATGGTCCAGTATTAGTTAAAGAGGAGCCGTAA
- a CDS encoding NAD(P)-dependent oxidoreductase, whose protein sequence is MSVKVAFIGLGVMGYPMAGHLQQAGHQVTVYNRTTTKAECWAQQYQGAFAATPKEAVTDAELVFMCVGNDDDLRSVVYGDNGVLAGMKPDTVLIDHTTTSAKVAREVAQRAAEQNVAFLDAPVSGGQAGAENGVLTVMVGGDPEVFARVKPVMAAFSRFSQLLGEVGSGQLCKMVNQICIAGVVQGLAEGLHFAKQAGLDGEKVVETIAKGAAGSWQMENRYKTMLAGEYDFGFAVDWMRKDLGIALDEARSNGSSLSLTAMVDQYYADVQALGGGRFDTSSLLARLDAIHDKK, encoded by the coding sequence ATGTCAGTCAAAGTTGCATTCATCGGATTGGGGGTGATGGGCTATCCCATGGCCGGTCATTTACAACAAGCGGGTCATCAGGTGACCGTTTACAACCGTACAACCACAAAAGCAGAGTGCTGGGCGCAGCAGTATCAGGGGGCATTTGCTGCAACACCCAAAGAAGCCGTTACAGATGCTGAGCTGGTATTCATGTGCGTGGGCAACGATGATGACCTGAGATCCGTTGTGTATGGCGATAATGGGGTTTTGGCTGGTATGAAGCCGGATACCGTTTTGATTGACCACACGACAACCTCGGCTAAGGTAGCACGTGAGGTTGCGCAGCGAGCTGCCGAGCAAAACGTTGCATTTCTGGATGCGCCTGTATCAGGTGGCCAGGCTGGCGCTGAAAATGGGGTATTAACCGTGATGGTGGGCGGTGACCCTGAAGTATTTGCGCGTGTGAAACCCGTAATGGCGGCCTTCAGTCGTTTTAGTCAGCTCCTCGGAGAAGTGGGCTCAGGTCAGTTGTGCAAAATGGTGAATCAGATTTGTATTGCTGGTGTGGTACAAGGATTGGCTGAGGGGCTTCACTTTGCGAAACAGGCTGGCCTGGACGGTGAAAAAGTGGTTGAGACAATTGCCAAAGGTGCAGCGGGTTCGTGGCAGATGGAAAACCGTTATAAAACCATGCTAGCGGGAGAGTATGACTTTGGCTTTGCCGTTGATTGGATGCGCAAGGATTTGGGCATTGCACTGGACGAAGCGCGCAGCAATGGCTCTTCATTGTCACTGACTGCAATGGTCGACCAATATTATGCCGATGTACAAGCACTCGGAGGCGGTCGCTTTGATACCTCGAGCTTGTTAGCGCGTCTTGATGCCATTCATGACAAGAAGTAG
- a CDS encoding dicarboxylate/amino acid:cation symporter: MSQNKKMSLTTRIMLGMVLGVILGLLIQSILGDKPEVAIPLGLFDLPVKGFFVDGLFHIGGQIFIASLKMLVVPLVFISLVVGTCSLSDPKKLGRLGGKSILLYLSTTAIAITVAISLALLVSPGGGVEIPTTATFNAQQAPTLTQVIIGMFPTNPINAMASGNMLQVIVFALLFGIAMALSGDAGKRCAKVFEDLNTVVLKLVTLLMNLAPYGVFCLMAKLFTSIEMDLIVELGKYFLVVVAALLIHAFVNYSILLKVLTGLSPLTFLAKMKDACMFAFSTSSSSATMPVTLETATKKLGANNSVASFTVPLGATINMDGTAIMQGVATVFIAQVFAVDLTLSDYLMVILTATLASVGTAGVPGVGLIMLAMVLNQVGLPVEGIAIIMGVDRLLDMTRTAVNVTGDCMVTCVVAKSEGELDTEVFNDADAAKALEEDIDLDKLSKKA; the protein is encoded by the coding sequence ATGTCACAAAACAAAAAAATGAGCCTAACAACCCGTATTATGCTGGGCATGGTATTGGGTGTTATTTTGGGTCTGTTAATACAATCCATACTAGGCGATAAGCCTGAAGTTGCAATCCCTCTGGGCCTGTTCGATTTGCCGGTCAAAGGCTTTTTCGTTGATGGTCTGTTCCACATTGGCGGACAAATTTTCATCGCTAGTCTAAAAATGCTGGTTGTGCCTCTGGTCTTTATTTCTCTCGTTGTCGGCACCTGTAGTCTGAGCGACCCAAAGAAACTCGGTCGTCTGGGTGGTAAGTCCATTTTGCTATATTTATCCACTACGGCTATCGCAATAACAGTGGCTATCTCACTTGCTCTGCTAGTTAGTCCAGGTGGTGGGGTTGAAATTCCAACTACCGCTACATTTAACGCTCAACAAGCACCCACACTCACTCAGGTTATTATCGGGATGTTCCCGACCAACCCGATCAATGCAATGGCAAGTGGCAATATGCTTCAGGTTATTGTGTTTGCGCTGTTGTTTGGTATCGCTATGGCATTAAGTGGTGATGCAGGTAAGCGCTGTGCAAAAGTGTTCGAAGATTTAAATACCGTAGTGCTAAAGCTGGTAACCCTTTTGATGAACCTGGCACCCTATGGTGTTTTCTGTCTGATGGCCAAACTATTTACCAGTATTGAAATGGACCTGATTGTCGAGCTGGGTAAATACTTCCTCGTTGTTGTTGCAGCCCTGCTGATCCATGCGTTTGTCAACTACAGCATTTTGCTAAAAGTGCTGACAGGCCTGAGCCCACTCACCTTCCTGGCAAAAATGAAAGATGCCTGTATGTTCGCATTCAGCACATCAAGCTCAAGTGCCACTATGCCTGTGACACTGGAAACGGCCACCAAAAAGCTAGGCGCTAATAACTCGGTCGCCTCTTTTACCGTACCTCTGGGCGCAACCATCAACATGGATGGCACCGCCATCATGCAAGGGGTTGCAACTGTCTTTATCGCACAAGTCTTCGCTGTAGATTTAACCCTGAGTGACTATCTGATGGTCATTCTGACCGCCACTTTGGCTTCGGTTGGTACCGCAGGTGTGCCAGGCGTCGGCCTAATCATGCTGGCTATGGTCCTTAATCAGGTTGGCCTGCCTGTTGAAGGGATCGCCATCATAATGGGTGTTGACCGTCTACTGGATATGACTCGTACCGCCGTAAATGTTACCGGTGACTGTATGGTAACTTGTGTGGTGGCCAAGTCTGAGGGTGAACTGGATACCGAAGTATTCAATGATGCCGATGCAGCCAAAGCACTGGAAGAAGACATCGACTTAGACAAGCTGTCGAAAAAAGCTTAA
- a CDS encoding 2-hydroxyacid dehydrogenase, whose translation MRVALFSSQKYELPFFEHALTQFPDIEFEFFEQALNDKTVALAQGFDAICVFVNDQVDANVLAELAELGVQSIALRCAGFNNVDIEAAHALGIKVVRVPAYSPEAVAEHCIALMLTLSRKTHKAYNRVREDNFDLNGLLGFNLHNKTVGIIGCGKIGQALVAILNGFGAHVLVYDPNIGEGSYTQVSLDMLLEQSDIITLHCPLTDATHHMIDDAAFDKMKQGVMLINTSRGALVDSKACIRALKSRKLGYLGLDVYEQESELFFKNRSDEVIQDDVFMRLASFQNVLITGHQGFFTKEALTEIAHTTVTNLNAIRTGQTLENQV comes from the coding sequence ATGAGAGTCGCCCTATTCAGTTCGCAAAAGTATGAGCTGCCATTTTTTGAGCATGCACTTACCCAGTTTCCTGATATTGAGTTTGAATTTTTTGAGCAAGCACTAAACGACAAGACTGTTGCACTGGCGCAGGGGTTCGATGCCATCTGCGTGTTTGTGAACGATCAGGTTGATGCCAATGTGTTAGCCGAACTGGCTGAGTTAGGTGTTCAAAGTATTGCACTACGCTGTGCAGGCTTTAACAATGTCGACATAGAGGCAGCGCACGCCTTGGGGATCAAAGTAGTACGTGTCCCTGCTTACAGTCCTGAAGCCGTAGCCGAGCATTGTATTGCCCTGATGCTGACACTGAGCCGTAAAACCCATAAAGCCTACAACCGGGTACGTGAAGATAATTTTGACCTCAACGGCTTACTGGGTTTTAACCTGCACAACAAAACCGTCGGTATCATCGGCTGTGGTAAAATTGGTCAGGCTCTGGTGGCCATTCTCAACGGCTTTGGCGCGCATGTGCTGGTCTACGATCCGAATATCGGAGAAGGCTCTTATACGCAAGTATCATTAGATATGTTGCTTGAGCAAAGCGACATCATTACCCTGCATTGCCCACTCACAGATGCCACGCATCACATGATCGATGACGCTGCGTTTGACAAAATGAAGCAAGGAGTAATGCTGATCAACACCAGCCGCGGTGCTCTGGTAGACAGCAAGGCCTGCATCCGCGCGCTGAAATCCAGAAAACTCGGCTACCTTGGGCTGGATGTGTATGAGCAAGAATCTGAACTGTTCTTTAAAAACCGCAGTGATGAAGTGATTCAGGACGATGTTTTTATGCGCCTGGCCAGCTTTCAGAATGTGCTCATTACCGGACACCAGGGGTTTTTCACCAAAGAAGCCTTAACCGAAATCGCCCACACCACAGTGACTAACCTAAACGCCATTCGCACTGGGCAGACGCTGGAAAATCAGGTTTGA